One window of Clarias gariepinus isolate MV-2021 ecotype Netherlands chromosome 21, CGAR_prim_01v2, whole genome shotgun sequence genomic DNA carries:
- the arhgap25 gene encoding rho GTPase-activating protein 25 isoform X1, protein MSLKLPRNWDLTNLRGETAKIARSKSMIPGDSGAGSGRSDVKRSMEKALKKGWLKKQRSIVKNWKPCYFVLRGNILTYHKDDRESAVQGTIPLWASQVNEVPSNTDDKFIFEIIPRSNGDRERDGCVLMASSQSEMEDWVRQIRRAIGAQGSGVFGKGLADIMAYEKKLGPRSVPMLVEKCAEFIKEHGLDEEGIFRLPGQENQVKHFREAFDAGERPSFPSDTDVHTVASLLKLYLRELPEPVVPWTQYQDFLDSSIMLDATTAAGKEKLEKQIGLLPKANYNLLSYICRFLFEVQQHSKVNKMSVENLATVMGVNLFKPQVEDAFSMMKGTPMIQKVMTVMIRHHELLFPASKDATPSPAPAKKLRSKKAANPRNFVGWESAEICEMSSLSESPEEEEVDTFETESLASKGAPSPTTPTSPPLLDAPSPRKRTQTLPSLGGPASFRATREPSWDRWSYLQETLEEKEEKTFSEDIFKILDLQKVTLFPEKQNNNGKDEGKDATQERRSSNGAIKPTEPPQEKVEPQAKPNENSMQKSLSREELVKQQSQSVPQKPGENKTDQEQFIASLQQRNKELNATVAELKSALEAERRCKAALEILLGNAERSRDEALRRNEQLDREMQMFVSKGKPM, encoded by the exons ATGTCTCTGAAGCTACCTCGCAACTGGGACCTCACCAATCTCCGGGGTGAAACTGCCAAAATAG CACGGTCTAAGAGCATGATACCGGGAGACAGCGGAGCCGGATCAGGCCGCTCCGATGTCAAGAGGTCGATGGAGAAGGCTCTGAAGAAAGGGTGGCTGAAGAAGCAGAGGTCTATTGTGAAGAACTGGAAACCGTGCTACTTTGTGCTCAGGGGGAACATCCTGACATACCACAAAGATGACAGAGAGAGCGCTGTACAG GGAACGATACCGCTGTGGGCCAGTCAAGTGAACGAGGTGCCGTCAAACACCGACGACAAATTCATCTTCGAGATCATCCCAC gaagtAATGGAGATCGGGAGCGTGATGGCTGTGTGCTCATGGCAAGCAGTCAGAGCGAGATGGAGGACTGGGTGCGACAGATCCGCCGGGCCATCGGAGCTCAGGGTAGCGGAg TGTTTGGGAAAGGTCTGGCGGACATCATGGCCTACGAGAAGAAGCTCGGGCCTCGCTCTGTGCccatgctggtggagaagtgtGCCGAGTTCATCAAGGAGCACGGCCTGGACGAGGAAGGCATCTTCCGTCTGCCCGGACAAGAGAACCAGGTCAAACACTTCCGAGAGGCTTTCGATGCTGGAGAGAGGCCGTCATTTCCTAG TGACACAGACGTCCACACAGTGGCGTCTTTACTCAAACTGTACCTGCGTGAGCTGCCTGAGCCGGTCGTGCCCTGGACTCAGTATCAGGACTTTCTGGACAGCAGCATCATGTTGGACGCCACGACGGCAGCG gggaagGAGAAACTGGAGAAGCAGATCGGCCTGCTTCCTAAAGCAAACTACAACCTGCTGAGTTACATATGCAG GTTCCTGTTTGAGGTGCAGCAGCATTCCAAGGTGAATAAGATGAGTGTGGAGAACCTGGCCACAGTGATGGGGGTGAACCTCTTCAAACCGCAGGTGGAGGACGCCTTCAGCATGATGAAGG GGACTCCGATGATCCAGAAGGTGATGACGGTGATGATCAGGCACCACGAGCTGCTCTTCCCTGCCTCCAAAGATGCCACTCCGTCTCCTGCTCCTGCTAAGAAACTGAGGAGCAAAAAAGCAGCAAATCCACGTAACTTTGTGGGCTGGGAGTCTGCAGAGATA TGCGAGATGTCGTCCTTATCCGAGTCCCCAGAAGAAGAGGAAGTGGACACATTCGAGACTGAGAGTTTGGCATCAAAAGGCGCTCCATCCCCTACGACCCCTACATCCCCACCTCTGTTAGATGCACCAAGCCCAAGGAAACGTACTCAGACTCTGCCCAGCTTGGGTGGCCCCGCTAGCTTTCGAGCAACTCGAGAACCATCCTGGGATCGCTGGAGCTATCTTCAGGAGACCTTGGAAGAGAAGGAGGAGAAGACGTTCTCTGAGGACATCTTCAAAATCCTGGACCTTCAGAAGGTGACACTATTTCCggaaaaacagaacaacaatGGTAAAGATGAGGGAAAGGACGCTACGCAGGAAAGGAGGAGCAGCAACGGTGCGATTAAACCCACAGAACCGCCTCAAGAGAAAGTGGAACCACAGGCCAAACCAAATGAGAACTCAATGCAAAAATCTCTGAGCAGGGAGGAGCTTGTGAAACAGCAGTCCCAGAGCGTTCCCCAGAAACCGGGTGAAAACAAGACCGACCAAGAGCAATTCATTGCCAG TCTCCAGCAGAGGAACAAGGAGCTAAATGCGACCGTAGCCGAGCTCAAGTCGGCGCTGGAGGCTGAGCGACGTTGTAAAGCAGCTCTGGAGATTTTGTTAGGCAATGCTGAGCGCAGCAGGGACGAAGCTCTGAGACGCAATGAGCAGCTGGACCGAGAGATGCAGATGTTCGTCAGTAAAGGCAAACCGATGTGA
- the bmp10 gene encoding bone morphogenetic protein 10 has product MVDVKASSITSMDCLLFLLLLSVLFSGDASPISSPERHRTAPGLDDGRGGVVDPSLLEQNGEVDMQNLLETLRGQFLRTFNLTGHGPPMQLGAPRVQPPEYMLELYNRFANDRTSMPSANIVRSFKNEEYTPSSMGPDGVRRHPLLFNISIPNHERVMAAELRLYTLVQIDRHLYAGVDRTVTVYEVAPRNDSWSEEGEDEQVQLVELASRQVYGTDNGWETFDLTTAMQHWRSSNYGNTHRLEVHIASINVQNGSNFEGPATGGDMEIDTSPEESHKPLIIVFSNDQSMDHKGEKQELNEMIKHEIPSTDLNDNIGVEFMDLLGELGSMGQEEGSKEEGPDEEALLQMRSNLIYDTASRIRRNAKGTQCKKSSLYVDFKDIGWDSWILEPQGYEAYECTGVCTYPLTKHVTPTKHAIVQTLASLKSPKTVSRACCVPTKLDPISLLYLDDAGVVTYQYKFEGMVVAECGCR; this is encoded by the exons ATGGTGGATGTCAAAGCTTCCTCAATCACCTCCATGGATTGCCTTTTATTCCTCCTTCTCCTTTCAGTGCTTTTCTCTGGTGACGCTAGTCCCATCAGTTCCCCAGAGAGGCACCGAACTGCCCCTGGGCTTGATGATGGACGTGGAGGGGTTGTGGATCCTTCTCTTCTAGAGCAGAATGGTGAGGTGGATATGCAAAATCTGCTGGAGACCCTGCGCGGACAGTTTCTCCGGACCTTCAACCTGACAGGACATGGACCACCCATGCAGCTTGGTGCACCACGAGTGCAGCCGCCAGAATACATGTTGGAACTGTACAACCGGTTTGCTAATGATCGAACATCTATGCCATCTGCAAACATTGTACGGAGCTTCAAAAATGAAG AGTACACCCCAAGCAGCATGGGTCCCGATGGCGTGAGACGACACCCTCTCCTTTTCAACATTTCCATCCCAAATCATGAGAGGGTTATGGCTGCTGAGCTTCGTCTCTACACCCTCGTCCAGATCGACAGGCACCTCTACGCTGGGGTTGACCGAACAGTGACTGTTTATGAGGTGGCTCCACGGAATGACAGTTGGTCCGAAGAGGGAGAAGATGAACAGGTGCAGCTAGTGGAGTTGGCATCACGGCAGGTTTACGGCACAGACAACGGCTGGGAAACTTTTGACTTGACTACTGCCATGCAGCACTGGCGCAGTTCCAACTATGGCAACACTCACAGACTGGAGGTTCACATTGCAAGTATAAACGTACAAAATGGGTCAAATTTTGAAGGTCCTGCCACAGGTGGTGACATGGAAATTGATACTAGTCCAGAAGAGAGTCACAAACCTCTGATCATTGTTTTCTCCAATGACCAGAGCATGGATCACAAAGGAGAAAAACAGGAGTTAAATGAAATGATCAAGCACGAAATCCCCAGCACAGATCTGAATGACAATATAGGGGTGGAATTCATGGATCTCCTGGGGGAGCTTGGGAGTATGGGACAAGAAGAAGGTAGCAAAGAAGAGGGACCTGATGAAGAAGCTCTCTTACAGATGCGCTCCAACCTCATCTATGACACAGCCTCCAGGATTCGAAGGAATGCAAAAGGAACCCAGTGCAAGAAGAGTTCACTGTATGTTGATTTTAAGGATATTGGGTGGGACTCTTGGATCTTAGAACCACAAGGCTATGAGGCGTACGAATGCACAGGAGTCTGTACTTACCCCCTAACCAAACATGTCACTCCAACCAAGCACGCCATTGTACAGACTCTGGCCAGTCTTAAAAGTCCAAAAACTGTTTCCAGAGCTTGCTGTGTCCCTACAAAGCTTGACCCCATCTCACTTCTCTACCTGGATGATGCAGGTGTTGTCACCTACCAGTACAAATTTGaaggcatggtggtggcagAGTGTGGTTGCAGATAG
- the arhgap25 gene encoding rho GTPase-activating protein 25 isoform X2 → MIPGDSGAGSGRSDVKRSMEKALKKGWLKKQRSIVKNWKPCYFVLRGNILTYHKDDRESAVQGTIPLWASQVNEVPSNTDDKFIFEIIPRSNGDRERDGCVLMASSQSEMEDWVRQIRRAIGAQGSGVFGKGLADIMAYEKKLGPRSVPMLVEKCAEFIKEHGLDEEGIFRLPGQENQVKHFREAFDAGERPSFPSDTDVHTVASLLKLYLRELPEPVVPWTQYQDFLDSSIMLDATTAAGKEKLEKQIGLLPKANYNLLSYICRFLFEVQQHSKVNKMSVENLATVMGVNLFKPQVEDAFSMMKGTPMIQKVMTVMIRHHELLFPASKDATPSPAPAKKLRSKKAANPRNFVGWESAEICEMSSLSESPEEEEVDTFETESLASKGAPSPTTPTSPPLLDAPSPRKRTQTLPSLGGPASFRATREPSWDRWSYLQETLEEKEEKTFSEDIFKILDLQKVTLFPEKQNNNGKDEGKDATQERRSSNGAIKPTEPPQEKVEPQAKPNENSMQKSLSREELVKQQSQSVPQKPGENKTDQEQFIASLQQRNKELNATVAELKSALEAERRCKAALEILLGNAERSRDEALRRNEQLDREMQMFVSKGKPM, encoded by the exons ATGATACCGGGAGACAGCGGAGCCGGATCAGGCCGCTCCGATGTCAAGAGGTCGATGGAGAAGGCTCTGAAGAAAGGGTGGCTGAAGAAGCAGAGGTCTATTGTGAAGAACTGGAAACCGTGCTACTTTGTGCTCAGGGGGAACATCCTGACATACCACAAAGATGACAGAGAGAGCGCTGTACAG GGAACGATACCGCTGTGGGCCAGTCAAGTGAACGAGGTGCCGTCAAACACCGACGACAAATTCATCTTCGAGATCATCCCAC gaagtAATGGAGATCGGGAGCGTGATGGCTGTGTGCTCATGGCAAGCAGTCAGAGCGAGATGGAGGACTGGGTGCGACAGATCCGCCGGGCCATCGGAGCTCAGGGTAGCGGAg TGTTTGGGAAAGGTCTGGCGGACATCATGGCCTACGAGAAGAAGCTCGGGCCTCGCTCTGTGCccatgctggtggagaagtgtGCCGAGTTCATCAAGGAGCACGGCCTGGACGAGGAAGGCATCTTCCGTCTGCCCGGACAAGAGAACCAGGTCAAACACTTCCGAGAGGCTTTCGATGCTGGAGAGAGGCCGTCATTTCCTAG TGACACAGACGTCCACACAGTGGCGTCTTTACTCAAACTGTACCTGCGTGAGCTGCCTGAGCCGGTCGTGCCCTGGACTCAGTATCAGGACTTTCTGGACAGCAGCATCATGTTGGACGCCACGACGGCAGCG gggaagGAGAAACTGGAGAAGCAGATCGGCCTGCTTCCTAAAGCAAACTACAACCTGCTGAGTTACATATGCAG GTTCCTGTTTGAGGTGCAGCAGCATTCCAAGGTGAATAAGATGAGTGTGGAGAACCTGGCCACAGTGATGGGGGTGAACCTCTTCAAACCGCAGGTGGAGGACGCCTTCAGCATGATGAAGG GGACTCCGATGATCCAGAAGGTGATGACGGTGATGATCAGGCACCACGAGCTGCTCTTCCCTGCCTCCAAAGATGCCACTCCGTCTCCTGCTCCTGCTAAGAAACTGAGGAGCAAAAAAGCAGCAAATCCACGTAACTTTGTGGGCTGGGAGTCTGCAGAGATA TGCGAGATGTCGTCCTTATCCGAGTCCCCAGAAGAAGAGGAAGTGGACACATTCGAGACTGAGAGTTTGGCATCAAAAGGCGCTCCATCCCCTACGACCCCTACATCCCCACCTCTGTTAGATGCACCAAGCCCAAGGAAACGTACTCAGACTCTGCCCAGCTTGGGTGGCCCCGCTAGCTTTCGAGCAACTCGAGAACCATCCTGGGATCGCTGGAGCTATCTTCAGGAGACCTTGGAAGAGAAGGAGGAGAAGACGTTCTCTGAGGACATCTTCAAAATCCTGGACCTTCAGAAGGTGACACTATTTCCggaaaaacagaacaacaatGGTAAAGATGAGGGAAAGGACGCTACGCAGGAAAGGAGGAGCAGCAACGGTGCGATTAAACCCACAGAACCGCCTCAAGAGAAAGTGGAACCACAGGCCAAACCAAATGAGAACTCAATGCAAAAATCTCTGAGCAGGGAGGAGCTTGTGAAACAGCAGTCCCAGAGCGTTCCCCAGAAACCGGGTGAAAACAAGACCGACCAAGAGCAATTCATTGCCAG TCTCCAGCAGAGGAACAAGGAGCTAAATGCGACCGTAGCCGAGCTCAAGTCGGCGCTGGAGGCTGAGCGACGTTGTAAAGCAGCTCTGGAGATTTTGTTAGGCAATGCTGAGCGCAGCAGGGACGAAGCTCTGAGACGCAATGAGCAGCTGGACCGAGAGATGCAGATGTTCGTCAGTAAAGGCAAACCGATGTGA